A single genomic interval of Spinacia oleracea cultivar Varoflay chromosome 6, BTI_SOV_V1, whole genome shotgun sequence harbors:
- the LOC130462495 gene encoding histone deacetylase complex subunit SAP18-like, which produces MDATLREMTDLVKEVSPAARRRDAKLSFAVLYPDKNGRIQVKKVYTPRNAPYASEEIDVVREQWAKFFTSKYLLLA; this is translated from the exons ATGGATGCTACACTTAGAGAGATGACTGATCTC GTGAAAGAAGTATCTCCAGCTGCCAGAAGACGAGATgcaaaattgtcatttgcagTTCTATATCCTGATAAAAATGGGCGTATTCAAGTAAAGAAG gtatatactccgaggaatgcgccttatgctagtgaggaaattgatgtggttcgtgagcaatgggctaagttttttaccagcaagtatttgtTATTGGCGTga
- the LOC130463270 gene encoding GDSL esterase/lipase At5g03810-like, with translation MKAGTLRGTMPPSGTFVTAASSSEASSMASRTTKRSASILLLTPAFARLILQLNLQPPEFVTGTYYFELRALSLTQQLGYYKEYQSKVTKLVGIEKAKGMFSAGIHLLSVGNSDYLHNYYINSHIYRQYAPD, from the exons ATGAAGGCGGGTACTCTCCGGGGAACCATGCCCCCCTCCGGCACGTTTGTTACAgctgcttcatcatccgaagcatcctccatggCATCTCGAACCACCAAACGTTCG GCTTCTATTTTGCTGTTGACACCAGCATTTGCAAGGCTTATTTTGCAACTTAATCTTCAGCCTCCTGAATTTGTTACTGGTACTTATTATTTTGAGTTG AGGGCGTTATCTCTTACGCAACAGTTGGGGTACTACAAGGAGTACCAGAGTAAGGTGACAAAATTGGTGGGGATTGAGAAAGCAAAAGGGATGTTCTCAGCTGGAATTCATCTTCTTAGTGTTGGAAATAGtgattatcttcataattactACATCAATTCTCATATCTACAGACAGTATGCACCTGATTAG